In the genome of Terriglobia bacterium, the window AGCGTTTATAGTCATTAGAACTCGAAAGGTTAACTCTACCGCCTAACCCGCGCGTGCACCCGACCGGCGCAAAGAGCCAGAGCGCGCCGGGCGGGTGACGCGCTATCTCGTTAGGCTGATTTGACCACCATGAAGATGAGTTCTCCCGTTGCAATCCGGTCATTCAAAAGCGAAACTTCGGCGTCCGAAGCTCTGTCCCGGTTGGAACCGATGGGTATATCCTGCTTTCTGATTACGAAGCACTACAATCTTGCTGGCAACACTTGGCTGTTTGCATCGCGCGAGCAGGACGATTTGGCTAGAGAAACGATTAAGAAACTACCATCCGATATTTTGGAAGATTCAGTGCAATTAGTCCCCATTTCAGAAGCTGACATTATCGTTTATGCCTCGAAATTCGGAGATCGCCATAGTTATCAATGGGCTCTCTGGCTAATTATTATCGTATTCCCAGTGATCTTTCGTCATGGAATCGGTTTGGCGCTAGTCACCTTGTCCGCCTTCGCAGCACTTGTATTGATATTTAGGAGGTATTTGGGTTGTCCATGTTGTGGGAGGATACCGATGCAGGCAGTGAGGTTCAAAGATTTTCTTCAGTGTCCGAGTTGTGGGATTAAGTGTGTAAGACCGACAGCCTAACCCGCGCGTGCACCCGACCGGCGCAAGAAGCCAAAACGCGCCGGGCGGGTGACGCGCTGTACGTTAGCCTGATGGAAAGCTGGGCCGGATTGCTGTAAAATGCCGCAAGGAGCTCATGCCCATGATTCGCACTGTTGAGGCTGTGGTGGATGATCAAGGAAAGGTAACGCTGCTCGAGCCGGTCCCGCTTGGGTCGACCCGCCGGGCCCTTGTCGTGATTCTCGACGAACCGGGAGTTGGCGACAACGAAACGGGGCTACTCAGTGAGGCATCCCTTTCCGATTGGAGCCGCCCCGAGGAGGATGCGGCATGGTCTCACCTGCAGTCGGCAAAGTAATTCTCGTTCCCTTCCCCTTCTCCGATTTATCAGAATCCAAACTCCGTCCGGCGGTCGTCTTAGCCGATGCTCAACGAGGAGACTGGATTCTGTGCCAAGTGACCAGCAATCCCTACGGGGATCCACACGTGGTCAGCATCACGGATGAGTCTTTCAGTCACGGATCGCTGCGAATTGCGAGTTTTGCTCGACCGGGAAAACTGTTCACCGCCAACTCTGGCCTGATGCTTGGCGAAGTTGGAATGCTGAAGGCAGATGTAACCCGGCAGATCATTAACAGAATCATCGAAATGTTGAAGCGCGGTATGGAACAAGGCGAGACTGACCCCGGTACCACAGGCTAACCCGCGCGTGCACCCGACCGGCGCAAGAAGCCAAAAGCGCGCCGGACGGGTGACGCGCCTGTCGTTAGGTTGACCCAAGAGCTAGGAGGAAAGGATTCGACCTAGCGCTCGTTTCGGAGTGCCCAAGGCGAGCAATGAGCGAACAAGGAGGTCGAGAGAGACGGAAGGGTCACCAGCCTCCATTTTGGCGACTCTGGATTGGCTGGATTTGAGAAGTCTTGCGGCTTGTTGTTGGGTGAGTTTCTTCTGGCGTCGGCGCCGCTGAAACGTCTTACTCAGAGCAACCTTCATTTCGATGTAGGCGGTTTCTTCGCTGGAAAGATCCAGAAATTCCTGGACCGTGCCGACTTTCCAGCCCCTACTTTCAAGGCGCTTTCTTTTGGTGGTCTCCATGAGTGTTTTTCTCCGTCATTCTTCATACTGGCGGGCCCTGCGCTTGCAGGCCTCGATCACCCAACGAGGCGTCGAGGGAGTTTTCTTCTGAAAGACATCCAGAATGAGGATCGCATCATCATCGATTCTGTATATGATCCGCCAAGTCATGTTTTCATCGTTGATTCGCAATTCATGGCAACGGGGTCCAATTGAAGCCATGGGTCGGGACGCGGGCATGGTTAGGCGCTCGCCATTTTGGAGCAGTCTCAACAAGAATCCCGCCTCCAGCCGTGCCCGCCTGGAAAAGGGTGGTGTCTTGATTTCGCCTTGCAACCACACCAGCGACTTGGGCGGCTGTTCCATGCAAGAATGAGGATATGTCATAACTGACATATTGTCAAGCTGCAAGTGTAAACGGGGCAACCTAACCCGCGCGTGCACCCGGCCGTCGCATAAAACACGAGCGCGCCGGGCGGGTGACGCGCTGGTCGTTGAACTAAACCGCTACGCGGTGGGAACCCCCTCGGGCATCAGGGTGGCTGCCCTCTCGTCAGTTTTCCGCCTCGTGTAGTTTTCCTCCTGACCGTCCTTCTCAACCTTCCCTACAATCTCCTGGGACAACGCTGTGTCAGGGCGTGTGTCTCAATCGATTCACCCCAGGAGGATGTATGGGAACTCTACGTCAGAACATGATCGAGGCGATGAAGCTGCGGGCCTTCTCGCCCCGGACTCAAGAATGCTACGTGGCAGGGGTGGCGAGCCTGGCCCGACACTTCCATCAATCCCCGGACCAGTTGGACGGGGAAAAGATCAAAGCCTATGTGCTGTCGCTCACCGAGGAGCGCAGTCTGGCCTGGAGCAGCGTGAACCAGGCCATCGCGGCCTTGCGCTTCTTCTATCTCCAGGTGCTGGGATGGAAGCAGGTCGAGCTGCCGCTTCCCCCGCGGAAAAAATCCACCCGCCTGCCGGTGGTCCTGAGCCGGGAGGAGTTGGAGCGGTTGTTTGCCTGCGCCCGCACTCCCCGCGACCGGATGCTGCTGCGCACCACCTATGCGGCCGGGTTGCGCCTCAGTGAAGTGATTCATCTCAAGGTGTCGGATCTCGACGGCGCTCGCGGCACGATCCGGGTGGAGCAGGGCAAGGGAGCCAAGGACCGTTACAGCATTCTCCCGCCCCGCCTGCTGGAAGAACTTCGCCTCTACTGGAAACTCTGTCACCCTACCGACCGGCTGTTCCCCTCCCGCCGCGATCCACGCCGCGCCATGGATGATACCGCCGTGCAGAAGATCTACTACCAGGCCAAAGCACGGGCCGGCATCACCCGCGGGCATGGCATCCACACCCTGCGGCATTGCTTTGCGACGCATTTGTTGGAGGCCGGCGTGGACCTGCGGACCATTCAGTTGCTGCTCGGCCATACCTCCATCACCACCACCATGCGCTACCTGCAGGTGCGCAGTGAACTGCTGAAGACCCGTCTGAATCATCTCGACCTGTTGGGGCCGTCGTCCTAGAGAAGCCGGCTCCATGCCACCTGCAGGGTTAGGCCCTGTGGAAGGAGGGAGACCCCTTTGGGGACTGGCGGATGTGTTTCGGCTCTACGGGGAGGCTTACCGTCAGGCGCATCGGCTGCCGCGCCGGCATCTGAAGGTGATGCGCGCCGTGGAGCGGTGCCGCACCGTCGCGCTGGGAGGTCATCTCGAACGCTGCGACGGGTGCGGCTTCGAGCGGCCTGTCTACAACTCCTGCCGCAATCGACACTGTCCCAAGTGCGGGTCGTTGGCCAAGGCCCGGTGGCTCGAGGCGCGTCAGGCCGAACTGCTGCCGGTCGGCTATTTCCATCTCGTCTTCACCCTCCCGCATGAACTCAATCGCCTCGCCCTCTCGAATCAGAAACGACTCTGCCACCTCTTGTTTCAAGCCGCGTCGGAAACGTTGCTGGAGTTTGGCCGCACGCACCTCCACGGGGACGTGGGCTTTCTCGCCGTGCTGCACACCTGGGACCAGACCCTGGGCGACCACTTCCATCTCCACTGCCTCCTCCCCGGCGGGGCTTTGTCCTTCGATCGGACCCGTTGGATCCCGGCACGCCCGAACTTTCTTTTTTCTGTGCGGGCGCTCAGCCGCCTCTTCCGCGGAAAGTTCCTGTACGGCTTGGAGCAGGCGTGGGACCGCGGGTGGCTGCAGTTCCCCGGTCGGCTGGTTCCCCGGGACGAGCCCGCCGCGTTCTCCGGCTGGCTTCGCCCGCTGCGCCGCAAGAGCTGGGTCGTGTATGCCAAGCCGCCGTTCGCTTCCCCCGACACCGTGCTTGACTATCTCGGCCGCTACACCCACCGCGTCGCCCTCTCCAATCATCGCCTGCTCTCCGTGGCCGACGGCCGGGTCACCTTCTCCTACCGGGATCGAAAGAATCCCACCGCGCCGCGCTCTATGACGCTCGAAGCCGACGAGTTCATTCGCCGCTTCCTGCTGCATGTGCTGCCCGACGGTTTCATGCGGATCCGTCATTACGGCTTCCTCGCCAACCGTTCCAAGAAACAACACCTGGCGCGGTGCCGCCAGTTGCTGGGGACGGAACCACCTCTCGCGCCGGCCCCTGCCAAAGCGACCCGCGAGATGTGGCGGGCCCTCACCGGCGTCGACCTCGCCCGCTGTCCGGTGTGTCGCGTCGGAACCCTCGTCGTGATGGGCCCCTTGCCGGCTCCACTGGATTCTTCATGAGGAATATGTTCATGCCACGACGCTCCTGCTGTTACGGTCCGGTTCCGCCTTGTTTCCAAGTCTGTGCCGACGTCTGTCTTCGAGATCGCCTCCCACCCCGGCACTCGCCGCCGCCCCTCTCCATCCGCCTCCCGAGACCTTCCCTTTCCGGGCGTCCAGCCTCTTCGGACGTCCCCAATCCGCTTTACAATCCCCATAGATCGCGCTAACTTCCATCTTGCACGCCGCGGTTCAGTTCAACCCGGTTTTATCCACCATGCCCCCGAAACTTTATTCCGGTCTTCATCCCTCTCGCAGGCATAGTGGATAAAATCCTGTACGTTAGGTGGATTTGCATGGATTCGAGGATGAAGCATTCCCAATATCCAAGATGGCTCAACTGGACCGGATGGATTTTTTTTGCGGATCATTCCTGCCCGTGGCTCGGCTCGTCTACGAGCAGACCTACTTAACGTGGAGTCAAGGACCGGTCATGGTTGGTTATTCGACAATTCATGCATCGCCCGGCTACTTCGTCCTTGGTGCACTATCTGTGCTTGGCAGTCTAATTTGGTTGTTGGCAAATATTGTCGCGCTCTTGCTTCGGAGAATAACAATCAATCGCTCTGCCTCGGTTCTCGTTGCTTGTACCGCCCTCGTCCTTGTGTGCCTCGCCATACCATATAGTGCTTGGCAAACCGCCACTGTGGCCGTAGCAGGCCCTGGACGGGATGGAAGTGGCCTTTTGGTCGGAGGCGCCCATGATGGGAATGCTAGACTTGTAAGATTGCTGCTTAATCATGGCATAAGTGCAAATGATCATACTTCCGACACCCTTTCGCCCTTGATGCTTGCAGCTAAGCGAGGCAATCTCGAGGTCGTCAGGCTCCTAATTGCCCATGGTGCCGATCTCAGCGAGATGAGTTCCGAAGGGTATCGCGCGATCGATTATGCGGACAACTTGAATCACACCCAGATCGTAAGAGCGCTAGCGGAGGCGGGAAGTCCGCCTCCCCGGAGATTGCCACGGATTCCTGATACAAGCATTACAGTCACACCATGAATAGTAACGACTCTCTGGAGTGGGACATTTGACTGTGAAGAGGCAGTCGAGGTTTTACAATCATCTGATCACCACCTAACCCGCGCGTGCACCCGGCCGGCGCAAAGAGCAAGAGCGCGCCGGGCGGGTGACGCGCTACTCGTTAGGTGGGCCAGATACGGGCTCTCGGAGTTGTAGAACCTGATAGAATGTATTGTCCTGGAGGTTTGGTATGGAACTCATCGAAAGGAAGCGGGAGCAAATCCTCGAAGTTGCCAGACGGCATGGAGTGACTCGGATTCGTGTGTTTGGTTCCGTCGCCCGAGGCGAGGAGGGCCCCACCAGCGATGTAGACCTGCTCGTCGAGGTCGGCGCCCATCCGAGTCCGTGGTTTCCCGGAGGACTGGTGGCTGACCTCGAGGAACTTTTGGGAAGGCGGGTTCAAGTGGTAACTGAGCGGGGGCTTAGCGATCTGCTTCGGGACCGAGTGCTGTCCGAAGCTATTCCTCTATGAAAGACGATCGAGTCTATTTGAAGCATATCCTCAGATGCGTCGCGCGCATTGAAGAGTACACGCGTGGGGGACGAGAGATGTTTTTGTCCACGTCAATTGTTCAAGACGCCACTCTACGCAATCTACAGACGCTTGCGGAGTCTACGCAACGCCTGAGCGCGGATCTGAAGTCTCGTTATCCCAACGTTGACTGGAGGGCCTTGTCCGGTTTTCGGAACGTTTTGGTTCACGATTATCTCGGCATCGACATGGATTACGTTTATCAATCGATCCAGGATCAGATTCCTGGTCTCAAATCCGCCGTTCAAGCCCTTCTTGAAAATCTCTCGAACCAACGATAAGAGCAGGCCACCTAACCCGCGCGTGCACCCGGCCGGCGCAAGAAGCCAAAACGCGCCGGGCGGGTGACGCGCTGCTCGTTAGGTGGACGTGAGATTATCCTGAGGTTTTTGTGGAACGGGTCTTCAACCATTTGGCGAGGGACTGTTTGCTGAGGCGGCCATCGGCCAGGTTGATCATCACGGTATAGGCGTCCTCTTCGGAGGCCGTGAGTGTCCAGCCGTTGTTTTGCAGAAAGAGGTCCATCAGAACAAAGGCGACGCGTTTGTTGCCATCCACGAAGGGGTGATTTTGGCAGACGTGATAACCATAAGCGGCCGCTTTTTCGAAAAGGGTCCGGTGGAGCGACCGTCCGGCGAAGGTCATCCGCGGTTGTGCCAGGGCCGAATCCAGCAGATTTCGATCTCGAATGCCGGGACGACCGCCATAGCGTCTGAGCAAATCGGCATGGATCAAGGGGACAATTTCCTCGGGGACGAATAGGGTGGCCATTACTTTGCCAGGGCTCGCAGGGTATTGCGGTACCGTTTGTGGGTCTTCTCGTAGGCCTTGGCCCACTCGGCAAACCGGGGGCTGAAGGGAGTCAGCATGACCCCATCCGCGGTCTCGATCAGATGAAGTTCATCGCCTTCGTGCAAATGGTAAGTTTCGACGACGGTTTTTGGAAGGGTAATCCCGAGACTGTTTCCAACCCGGCGGACAGCGGTCTTCAACATAGCGGATCTCCTTTTCCAGAGGATTATAACAAGTGTATTACATAGAATCAATCCCAACCATGAAAAGAGACACCTAACCCGCGCGTGCAACCGACCAGCGCAAAAGGCCAAGGCGCGCCGGGCGGGTGACGCGCTGGTCGTTAGGTGTCTCAAGCACAGGGCCGAATCTTACTTTTTTGGGCGTTGCTTGAGAAGCAGAGACCAGTAGCCCCGTGGGTCCACAATGGTCAGAGGAGTTTGGGGCGCGACTTCGAGCAAATCCCGGTCCCCGGTGACCAGCACGTCGACCCTTGCCTCGAGAGCGGATGCCAACACCCAGCGGTCGCTTGGATCCCGTCGGGGCAGCTCGGAGGGTTGCCGCGGTTTCGGAACAACCTCCTGCTCGCGCAGGAACTCTTCCACTGCAAGGATGAACTCAGGCGGGAGCTTGATTCGGTCACGGAGGACGCGACACAGCTCGTCAAGAACGACTTCGCCCACAATCAATTCGTGTTCCGAGAGGACGTGTCTGACAACGTCGGCACACAACCCGCGGGTCGCGAAGGCGCTGACCAGGACATTGGTATCCAGAAATACTCTCACGACACCTTTCGCGCAACGTCCTCGTCCATCAGAAAGCCGCGGGCTTCGGCGAAGGGTAGGATCTTCCGGCGTAGTTGCTCAAAGCGGAGCAGCGACAGTTGTCGGCGTAACGCCTCGCGAACCACGTCGCTCCGCGTCCTTCCGGTTTCATCGCAGATGCGGTTGAGAAGACGGTCAAGGTCGTTATCGAGGCGGATTGTAAGAGCAGGTCTCATGTCATACAATGTACTACACGCGGGAAGCCAAGGCAAGTCCCGTCGTGGAAAGGCGACACCTAACCCGCGCGTCACCCGGCCGGCGCGAAGAGCAAGGCGCGCCGGGCGGGTGACGCGCTGGTCGTTAGGCCGATTGTTTCTGTCTTGGCAAACAGTACGATATCGCGTACTATTGGCGTGAGGTGACTTAAATGACCGTTCTTAAAGCCAGCAATGCTCGAGCCCGGCTGTATCGACTTATAGATGAGGCGGCTTCTTCGCATCGGCCGGTGCTCATCACCGGTAAGCGAAATAACGCCATCCTGGTTTCCGAGGAAGACTGGAGTTCCATTCAAGAAACACTGTATTTGCTTTCTATTCCAGGGATGCGCAAGTTCATCGTGGAAGGTTTGAAGACCCCCCTCTCCAAGTGTGCTCGGGAGCTCAAATGGTGAAGTGGAAACTGGTTTACACTCGGCAAGCGCTCAAAGACGCCAAGAGAATCTCCGCCGCCGATCTCAAGGAACAAGTAATAGAGCTGTTGAGAATTGTGGAGGCAGATCCGTTCCAGGTTCCACCCCCCTATGAAAAGCTGATGGGTGATCTGACAGGCGCTTATTCGAGACGAATCAACGTCCAACATCGTTTAGTCTATCAGGTATTCAAGAAGGAAAGAGTGGTCAAGATTATTCGCCTGTGGACCCATTACGAATAACGGCCTGACCCGCGTGTGCACCCGGCCGGCGCAAAACCCAAGAGCGCGCCGGGCGTTAGGCGGACAATGTTCAAGTTTGACCAGGCCCTTGACTTCAGTTCACGTTTGTATATATTGGTAATATACATGTCGCTCCCGGGGATGATATGCCCGATTTCTCAGAAATGACTGGGTTTGAATGGGACGACGCCAACCGTTTAAAGAATTGGGAGCGCCTCCAAGTGGCGTGGTGGGAATGTGAAGAAGTCTTCTTTCATAAGCCATTTTACGTGATTCGGGATATGGCCCATTCACAAAAGGAGGAGCGCTATTTTGCACTCGGTCGGACAAAGGCAGGCCGCCCGCTCTTCCTGGCCTTCACATTGCGGGGGAGCCGGATCCGCGTGATCTCAGCTCGGGACATGTCCAGAAGAGAGAGAACAATCTACGATGAAAAAGCTAAAAAGAATTCCGCAGTTTAGATCAGAGGAGCAGGTGCGGGAGTTCTGGGCACGGAACGATTCAGCCGACTTTGTCGACTATTCCAAAGCTAAGCAGCCGTCATTCCCCAACCTCAAGACGACGAGCCGAGCCATTTCCATTCGCCTTCCTGAATCTCTGATCGAGAACATCAAAATGCTCGCGAACCGCGAAGACGTTCCCTATCAATCGATGATGAAAATGTTACTTTCGGAAAAAGTTCAAGAAGCGCTCGAATCGAGACGACGCAAGAAAGCTGCTGTCTAACCCGGGCGGGTGACGCGCCGGTCGTTGGGCCGACGGCCGCGAAGGCGAGTAAGAGTACCCGTGACGAGCATCATTGGAATCCTGACGAAAAACGCCGGGGCGCTGTCGGTCCTCGGTGCACTCACGTTGTTCTTCAGCTGGGTCGTCACTAACACCTTTGCGTCCCGATACTCGCGAACCAAGCAATCTGTAGAAACAGCTGAAGCGACATTTCGCCTTTACAGCACTCTGCACGGGCTTCGTGACCAAATTAATTCCCTTGCAATGGAGGTCGTGCAGACGAAGCACTCTACAGATGCCTCCCGGTTTCGTGGCGGCATCACCGGTGAGCCAGAACTCGATCGCATATCCACGGAGTTCGACCTGACGCGACTCGCAGCCAACCAGATCAAAGAACTGGAGGCGTTCACTGCTCAAACGAATGATTACTCGCTCGCGGTGGCCTCACACTCTGAGGCGGCAGATGAGGTTCAGGCGATCGTAAAGGAAGTGCATTCGTTATCCTCTCCCCTTTCCGGGTTGGAGCGCGACGTCGAGGTCCTTGCATTCGATCGCGAAGAGCATCTTGAAGACTATCGCAAAGCCGTAGCTGTCTATGTGGCTTACATCAGAGACAAGGCCATCCCCGCCGTTGGGCTTCTTTATAGCCGTGTGGTCTCCGCTTCGAATCGGCGGGGTGAGGAAGGGCGAATTGAACTCCGAGCGGCAAAGGCACGCGCTGAATTGTCCAGCAAGATCGCACTTTTCCTTTACGTTCTGGGTTCCCTCATGGTACTGGGCGGTCAGTACCTCGACAAAATCCACACCAAACAAGCGAACTCCCAAGCCACCACTAGGAGCTCCCAGGGAGTGTCATGACGACTGCCCGCGCGCGGCCAACAAGGCGTTGGGCCTGAACGCCCAAGGGTGGTGCTCTTGGGTACGCGGCCGCTTCGCGGGTCGGCGGCAGGTTAGCGCCAGCGTTAGGCAGCGCCACTCAATCGCATTTGGCTGCTGCACGCCGCAGCGCCCCTAGACATCGTGTTTGGGATCACCGGGTGGAGGTGGAAACATGAAGAACGTAGCGAATTCCCGATTCACCATCAAAAGCTGGGACGAGAAGCCTTATAGTGAGGGTCAGGACCTCCCCAAACTGACTCGAGCCGCCGTCACAAAAACGTTCATAGGCGATATTGCAGGGGAGGGGCATGTCGAATACTTGATGATGTACCGGAGCGACGGCTCGGCCACGTTCATCGGCCTCGAGCGCGTTGTCGGGCACCTTGCCGGGAAAGCGGGCAGCTTCGTGCTCCAACGCACGGGGATATTCGAGAACGGCGTGGCGAAGGAGTCCTATTCCGTCATCCCCGGCTCCGGTACGGGCGAGCTTCGGAGCCTGCGCGGCGAGGGAGTGTCGGCCGCGGGGCACGGGACTGAGCATCCTCTAACTCTGACCTATGAGTTGGGCTAGTCGGGTGCCGTACAGATCCGGCAAGGCGCGGCCTGACCTGCGCTTGAAGCTGTCGGCCCGCGGGGGCCGCTTGAAAGGAAGGGTTTGCCTTGAGTGCGGCCGCCACAGTCCCCTGCTTGAGCGCGATCCGCTAGCCCGGCTACCGGGGCGGAAGGGAGGGCAGTCTGATGACAGACACCGGGCGCGGGGCGCATCGGACGTGCATCTGCCCCTGGTGGCTGATGTACCTTTTCGATCACCGCCTGCGTCGGCTCTTCCAGCCGACGGATCCCGTAATCAAGTCGCTGGTCGGATCTGGCTACTCGTGTCTCGACATCGGGTGCGGCATGGGGTACTTCACGATTCCCTTGGCGCAGTTAGTGGGCCCGACTGGCCATGTGACCGCGGTTGACCTTCAGCCCGGGATGTTGCAGGGGGCAGCGAGACGCGCGCAGCGCGAAGGCGTAGTCGATCGGATCTCCTTGCGCCTTTCAACCGATTCGGATTGGCCGATCCCACAGCACTACGACTTCATCCTGGCGTTCTGGATGCTGCACGAGGTGCCGGACCAGAAGTGCTTTCTCGGAACCCTCCGGAAGATCTTGAAGACGACCGGATCTTTCCTCCTCGTTGAGCCGCGGCTCCACGTTCGGGAGCGGCAGTGGGAAGAGTCGCTCGCTCTTGCAGAGGCTGTCGGATTCCGTTCGCGCGCGCCGCAGTCAGTGAAGTTCAGTCGTGCTGCGATCCTACGTTGAAGGTGCGCCGGAGCGGGCCAACCCGCGCGTACACCCGGCCGCCGCGAAAGGCCAAAGCGGGCCGGGCGGGTGACGCGCTGCTCGTCAGGCTTCGGAGGAACTAACGTCATGAACCCAACACACGGGACATTCGACTACATTTTGCGGAGTGCCACGCCGCAGCTTCGCCCCCTATGCGAATCGCTTCGTCGTCTCATCGTCTCCCTGCACAAGGACTTTGTCGAGGTTGTCTGGCCAAGGCAGAAGATCGCCAGTTTTGGCGTCGGGCCGAAGAAAATGACCGAGCACTATGCTTACATTGCGGTTCTCGGCTCACACGTGAACCTCGGCTTCTATCACGGCGCCGCGCTGACCGATCCATCCGGGCTTCTCGAGGGGACCGGGAAGAACCTCCGACATGTCAAGCTCCACGACGTCGCCTCCGCGAAAAGTCCGGCGATCACCGCCTTGCTTCG includes:
- a CDS encoding ribbon-helix-helix protein, CopG family, whose translation is MRPALTIRLDNDLDRLLNRICDETGRTRSDVVREALRRQLSLLRFEQLRRKILPFAEARGFLMDEDVARKVS
- a CDS encoding DUF3224 domain-containing protein, translating into MKNVANSRFTIKSWDEKPYSEGQDLPKLTRAAVTKTFIGDIAGEGHVEYLMMYRSDGSATFIGLERVVGHLAGKAGSFVLQRTGIFENGVAKESYSVIPGSGTGELRSLRGEGVSAAGHGTEHPLTLTYELG
- a CDS encoding helix-turn-helix domain-containing protein, whose protein sequence is METTKRKRLESRGWKVGTVQEFLDLSSEETAYIEMKVALSKTFQRRRRQKKLTQQQAARLLKSSQSRVAKMEAGDPSVSLDLLVRSLLALGTPKRALGRILSS
- a CDS encoding nucleotidyltransferase family protein, producing the protein MELIERKREQILEVARRHGVTRIRVFGSVARGEEGPTSDVDLLVEVGAHPSPWFPGGLVADLEELLGRRVQVVTERGLSDLLRDRVLSEAIPL
- a CDS encoding IS91 family transposase, which produces MPPAGLGPVEGGRPLWGLADVFRLYGEAYRQAHRLPRRHLKVMRAVERCRTVALGGHLERCDGCGFERPVYNSCRNRHCPKCGSLAKARWLEARQAELLPVGYFHLVFTLPHELNRLALSNQKRLCHLLFQAASETLLEFGRTHLHGDVGFLAVLHTWDQTLGDHFHLHCLLPGGALSFDRTRWIPARPNFLFSVRALSRLFRGKFLYGLEQAWDRGWLQFPGRLVPRDEPAAFSGWLRPLRRKSWVVYAKPPFASPDTVLDYLGRYTHRVALSNHRLLSVADGRVTFSYRDRKNPTAPRSMTLEADEFIRRFLLHVLPDGFMRIRHYGFLANRSKKQHLARCRQLLGTEPPLAPAPAKATREMWRALTGVDLARCPVCRVGTLVVMGPLPAPLDSS
- a CDS encoding type II toxin-antitoxin system Phd/YefM family antitoxin, with amino-acid sequence MTVLKASNARARLYRLIDEAASSHRPVLITGKRNNAILVSEEDWSSIQETLYLLSIPGMRKFIVEGLKTPLSKCARELKW
- a CDS encoding BrnA antitoxin family protein produces the protein MKKLKRIPQFRSEEQVREFWARNDSADFVDYSKAKQPSFPNLKTTSRAISIRLPESLIENIKMLANREDVPYQSMMKMLLSEKVQEALESRRRKKAAV
- a CDS encoding site-specific integrase, whose protein sequence is MGTLRQNMIEAMKLRAFSPRTQECYVAGVASLARHFHQSPDQLDGEKIKAYVLSLTEERSLAWSSVNQAIAALRFFYLQVLGWKQVELPLPPRKKSTRLPVVLSREELERLFACARTPRDRMLLRTTYAAGLRLSEVIHLKVSDLDGARGTIRVEQGKGAKDRYSILPPRLLEELRLYWKLCHPTDRLFPSRRDPRRAMDDTAVQKIYYQAKARAGITRGHGIHTLRHCFATHLLEAGVDLRTIQLLLGHTSITTTMRYLQVRSELLKTRLNHLDLLGPSS
- a CDS encoding putative toxin-antitoxin system toxin component, PIN family, which produces MRVFLDTNVLVSAFATRGLCADVVRHVLSEHELIVGEVVLDELCRVLRDRIKLPPEFILAVEEFLREQEVVPKPRQPSELPRRDPSDRWVLASALEARVDVLVTGDRDLLEVAPQTPLTIVDPRGYWSLLLKQRPKK
- a CDS encoding class I SAM-dependent methyltransferase; this translates as MTDTGRGAHRTCICPWWLMYLFDHRLRRLFQPTDPVIKSLVGSGYSCLDIGCGMGYFTIPLAQLVGPTGHVTAVDLQPGMLQGAARRAQREGVVDRISLRLSTDSDWPIPQHYDFILAFWMLHEVPDQKCFLGTLRKILKTTGSFLLVEPRLHVRERQWEESLALAEAVGFRSRAPQSVKFSRAAILR
- a CDS encoding BrnT family toxin; the encoded protein is MPDFSEMTGFEWDDANRLKNWERLQVAWWECEEVFFHKPFYVIRDMAHSQKEERYFALGRTKAGRPLFLAFTLRGSRIRVISARDMSRRERTIYDEKAKKNSAV
- a CDS encoding type II toxin-antitoxin system death-on-curing family toxin, whose product is MATLFVPEEIVPLIHADLLRRYGGRPGIRDRNLLDSALAQPRMTFAGRSLHRTLFEKAAAYGYHVCQNHPFVDGNKRVAFVLMDLFLQNNGWTLTASEEDAYTVMINLADGRLSKQSLAKWLKTRSTKTSG
- a CDS encoding type II toxin-antitoxin system PemK/MazF family toxin, coding for MVSPAVGKVILVPFPFSDLSESKLRPAVVLADAQRGDWILCQVTSNPYGDPHVVSITDESFSHGSLRIASFARPGKLFTANSGLMLGEVGMLKADVTRQIINRIIEMLKRGMEQGETDPGTTG
- a CDS encoding DUF86 domain-containing protein — encoded protein: MKDDRVYLKHILRCVARIEEYTRGGREMFLSTSIVQDATLRNLQTLAESTQRLSADLKSRYPNVDWRALSGFRNVLVHDYLGIDMDYVYQSIQDQIPGLKSAVQALLENLSNQR
- a CDS encoding ankyrin repeat domain-containing protein — encoded protein: MAQLDRMDFFCGSFLPVARLVYEQTYLTWSQGPVMVGYSTIHASPGYFVLGALSVLGSLIWLLANIVALLLRRITINRSASVLVACTALVLVCLAIPYSAWQTATVAVAGPGRDGSGLLVGGAHDGNARLVRLLLNHGISANDHTSDTLSPLMLAAKRGNLEVVRLLIAHGADLSEMSSEGYRAIDYADNLNHTQIVRALAEAGSPPPRRLPRIPDTSITVTP
- a CDS encoding AbrB/MazE/SpoVT family DNA-binding domain-containing protein, which gives rise to MLKTAVRRVGNSLGITLPKTVVETYHLHEGDELHLIETADGVMLTPFSPRFAEWAKAYEKTHKRYRNTLRALAK
- a CDS encoding type II toxin-antitoxin system RelE/ParE family toxin encodes the protein MEQPPKSLVWLQGEIKTPPFSRRARLEAGFLLRLLQNGERLTMPASRPMASIGPRCHELRINDENMTWRIIYRIDDDAILILDVFQKKTPSTPRWVIEACKRRARQYEE
- a CDS encoding Txe/YoeB family addiction module toxin, which translates into the protein MVKWKLVYTRQALKDAKRISAADLKEQVIELLRIVEADPFQVPPPYEKLMGDLTGAYSRRINVQHRLVYQVFKKERVVKIIRLWTHYE